From Meiothermus sp., a single genomic window includes:
- a CDS encoding pyruvate, water dikinase regulatory protein, which produces MERTVFIVSDHTGLTAESVARSLLAQFEAVQFRYVTRPFTDSEEEVYDLVYEINSIYERERVRPIVFSTLANPVLNDQLKTAPALHFDLFRSYLGELERELGQPPTGRVGRLHSVSDNTYFTRIDAVDFALATDDGLGERYYQMADVILVGVSRAGKTPTCLFLGMQYGLRASNYPLVEADFERETLPEPIKAYKNKVFGLTIHPSRLHQIRTQRKPGSRYASLEQCEYEVRRAERLFRRLGIRYFDTTSASIEEIAANIVQTAGLQRRFS; this is translated from the coding sequence ATGGAGCGAACGGTTTTTATCGTCTCTGACCATACCGGCCTAACCGCAGAGTCGGTGGCCCGAAGCCTTCTGGCCCAGTTTGAGGCCGTGCAGTTTCGCTATGTAACGCGGCCGTTCACCGATAGCGAAGAGGAGGTTTATGATCTTGTGTACGAGATCAACTCGATTTACGAGCGCGAGCGCGTACGCCCCATTGTGTTTTCCACCCTGGCCAATCCGGTGCTAAATGACCAGCTCAAAACCGCCCCGGCCCTGCACTTCGACCTGTTTCGCAGCTACCTGGGGGAACTCGAGCGCGAGCTTGGCCAGCCTCCTACGGGCCGGGTGGGCCGGCTTCACAGCGTGAGCGATAACACCTACTTCACCCGCATCGATGCGGTGGACTTTGCCCTGGCTACCGACGATGGCCTGGGGGAGCGCTACTACCAGATGGCCGATGTAATCCTGGTGGGGGTTAGCCGGGCCGGCAAGACCCCTACCTGCTTGTTTTTGGGTATGCAGTATGGTTTGCGGGCTTCCAACTACCCTTTGGTCGAAGCCGACTTCGAGCGAGAAACCCTACCCGAACCCATCAAGGCCTACAAAAACAAGGTTTTTGGCCTGACCATTCACCCTTCTCGGCTGCACCAAATTCGCACCCAGCGCAAGCCCGGCAGCCGGTACGCCTCGCTAGAGCAGTGCGAGTACGAGGTTCGCCGGGCCGAGCGGTTGTTCCGCCGGCTGGGCATCCGCTACTTCGACACCACCAGCGCCTCTATCGAGGAGATCGCCGCCAACATCGTGCAGACTGCGGGTCTGCAGCGGCGCTTTAGTTGA
- the sufD gene encoding Fe-S cluster assembly protein SufD: MELTSTLSRDLVLQVSSRLNEPDWLRAKRLLAWETFAKLPYPTTRTEEWKYTDITEVPFEELSLELPTGQPSAIPQAVQERIAQADLAGYAVFVGGDLVQLELPEAYRQQGVIFSSLHQAIAQHPKLVEENLFKAVNWNDLVGTQQNRPENSKIPALNAALFTHGVFLYIPKNVEFSKPIGVFKYLEGGKLSGSRTLIVGDVNSQAVYIEEYISPAKVPSSVNTSSTEIIVKDGAKVRHAHIQLLGQGFYHFHRQRAHLERDAALNDLVVNMGATISRAEVQSEMLGPGSSSEMLGLYFTTGQEHVDHYTLQHHVADHAYSDVLYKGAAKDQSRTVYAGLIKVEQGAQKTDAYQTNRNLLLSEDARADSVPQLEIGANDVKCSHGSSTAPVAPEELFYLMSRGLPRHMAQQILVKGHMTDVLTRIPLEPLRQYIESIIEEKVRV, encoded by the coding sequence ATGGAACTGACCTCAACCCTTTCTCGCGACCTGGTTTTGCAGGTTTCCAGTAGGCTGAACGAACCCGACTGGCTCCGGGCCAAGCGCCTGTTGGCCTGGGAGACCTTTGCCAAGCTGCCCTACCCCACCACCCGCACCGAGGAGTGGAAGTACACCGACATCACCGAGGTGCCTTTCGAGGAGCTCTCCCTCGAGCTTCCCACCGGCCAGCCCTCGGCCATTCCCCAGGCTGTACAAGAGCGCATTGCCCAGGCCGACCTGGCGGGCTATGCCGTGTTCGTGGGAGGCGATCTGGTGCAGCTCGAGTTGCCCGAGGCGTACCGCCAGCAGGGCGTGATCTTCAGCAGCCTACACCAGGCCATTGCCCAGCACCCCAAGCTGGTCGAGGAAAATCTGTTCAAGGCCGTGAACTGGAACGACCTCGTGGGAACGCAGCAAAACCGCCCCGAGAACTCCAAGATTCCCGCCCTGAACGCAGCCCTCTTCACTCACGGGGTATTTTTGTACATCCCCAAAAACGTAGAGTTCAGCAAGCCCATTGGGGTTTTTAAGTACCTGGAAGGGGGCAAGCTCTCGGGTTCGCGCACCCTGATCGTGGGCGACGTGAACAGCCAGGCGGTCTACATCGAGGAGTACATCTCACCGGCCAAGGTGCCGTCCTCGGTGAACACCTCTTCCACCGAAATCATCGTGAAGGACGGGGCCAAGGTGCGGCATGCCCACATCCAGCTTTTAGGCCAGGGCTTCTACCACTTCCATCGCCAGCGGGCCCACCTCGAGCGCGACGCCGCCCTCAACGACCTGGTGGTGAACATGGGGGCGACCATCAGCCGAGCCGAAGTGCAGTCGGAGATGCTGGGGCCGGGCTCTTCCTCCGAGATGCTGGGCTTGTACTTCACCACCGGCCAAGAACACGTGGATCACTACACCCTGCAACACCACGTGGCCGACCACGCCTACTCCGATGTGCTCTACAAGGGCGCAGCCAAAGACCAGAGCCGCACCGTGTACGCCGGCCTGATCAAGGTGGAGCAGGGAGCTCAGAAGACCGACGCCTACCAGACCAACCGCAACCTGCTGCTCTCGGAAGATGCCCGGGCCGACTCGGTTCCCCAGCTCGAGATCGGGGCCAACGACGTAAAGTGCTCCCACGGCTCTTCTACCGCACCGGTAGCCCCCGAGGAGCTCTTCTACCTGATGAGCCGGGGTTTGCCGCGCCACATGGCCCAGCAGATTCTGGTCAAAGGGCACATGACCGATGTGCTGACCCGCATTCCCTTGGAGCCCTTGCGACAGTACATCGAGAGCATCATCGAGGAAAAGGTAAGGGTCTAG
- the sufC gene encoding Fe-S cluster assembly ATPase SufC — protein MVNQLEIRNLHAKIVDGETILNGVNLVLPKGQIHAVMGPNGAGKSTLGKIIAGDPSYEITKGDILMDGESILEMEADERARKGLFLAFQYPVEVPGVSNANFLRLALQAKKGGEVDMMEFYGKLQKALQTLEWDESILTRYLNDGFSGGEKKRNEIMHMMVLEPTYAIMDETDSGLDIDALKVVAKGVNAMRGPNFGALLITHYQRLLNYIVPDAVHVMIDGRIVTSGGPELAMKLEEQGYDWVKELAAVGD, from the coding sequence ATGGTAAATCAACTGGAAATCCGCAACCTGCACGCCAAAATCGTGGACGGCGAGACCATCCTGAACGGGGTGAACCTGGTTCTGCCCAAAGGCCAGATTCACGCGGTGATGGGGCCCAACGGCGCGGGCAAGAGCACCCTGGGCAAGATCATCGCCGGTGACCCTAGCTACGAGATCACCAAGGGCGACATCCTGATGGACGGGGAGAGCATCCTCGAGATGGAAGCCGACGAACGGGCCCGTAAGGGGTTGTTCCTGGCCTTCCAGTACCCCGTGGAAGTGCCGGGGGTTTCCAATGCCAACTTCCTGCGCCTGGCCCTGCAAGCCAAAAAGGGCGGCGAAGTGGACATGATGGAGTTCTACGGCAAACTGCAAAAGGCCTTGCAGACCCTCGAGTGGGACGAGAGCATCCTAACCCGCTACTTGAACGATGGCTTTTCCGGGGGCGAGAAGAAGCGCAACGAGATCATGCACATGATGGTGCTGGAACCCACCTACGCCATCATGGACGAGACCGACTCTGGCCTCGACATTGACGCCTTGAAGGTAGTGGCCAAGGGCGTGAACGCCATGCGCGGCCCCAACTTTGGGGCGCTCCTGATTACCCACTACCAGCGCTTGCTCAACTACATCGTGCCCGACGCGGTGCACGTGATGATCGATGGCCGCATCGTGACCTCGGGGGGCCCCGAACTGGCCATGAAGCTCGAGGAACAGGGCTACGACTGGGTGAAGGAACTGGCGGCCGTAGGCGATTAG
- the sufB gene encoding Fe-S cluster assembly protein SufB gives MSDNLIVEDIGNEYKYGFVDEVKPVWKAEKGLSRRVVEAISYHKDEPAWMLQFRLKALEIYQSKPVPTWGPDLSGLNMDEIYFYAKPTEKRDARSWEEVPEEIRRTYEKLGIPEAERKVLAGVGAQYDSEMVYHQVREELQRLGVIFVSIEEGLKHHEDLFREYFATVIPPEDNKYAALNSAVWSGGSFVYVPKGVKVDLPLQAYFRVNTAELGQFERTIIVVDEGAEVHYIEGCTAPVYTTDSFHSGVIEIVVNQGAKSRYTTIQNWPHNMYNLVTQRALVKKDAYHMWLDGNLGSKVTMKYPSSYLVEEGARSDILSIAFANTGQHQDAGGKLIFAASNTGGSIVSKSISKGSGRSSYRGLIKVYEGAKHVKVNVECDALLINEESRTDTYPYMEIEDDTATVGHEATVSRLNDEQIFYLQSRGLPEDEAAALIVRGFIEPVAKELPLEYAVELNRLIELEMEGSVG, from the coding sequence ATGTCAGATAACCTTATCGTTGAAGACATTGGCAATGAATACAAATACGGCTTTGTAGACGAAGTAAAGCCGGTTTGGAAGGCCGAGAAGGGCCTCTCGAGGCGCGTGGTGGAGGCCATCAGCTACCACAAGGACGAGCCGGCTTGGATGCTGCAGTTCCGCCTCAAGGCTCTGGAAATCTACCAGTCCAAGCCGGTGCCCACCTGGGGGCCCGATCTCTCCGGCCTCAACATGGACGAGATCTACTTCTACGCCAAGCCCACCGAGAAGCGTGATGCTCGGAGCTGGGAAGAAGTGCCGGAGGAGATTCGCCGTACCTACGAGAAACTGGGCATCCCCGAGGCCGAGCGCAAGGTGCTGGCCGGGGTAGGGGCGCAGTACGACTCGGAGATGGTCTATCACCAGGTGCGCGAGGAGCTCCAGCGCCTGGGGGTGATCTTCGTCTCCATCGAAGAAGGGCTCAAGCACCACGAAGACCTCTTCCGTGAGTACTTTGCCACCGTGATTCCTCCTGAGGACAACAAGTACGCCGCGCTCAACTCGGCGGTCTGGTCGGGCGGGAGCTTCGTGTACGTGCCCAAGGGGGTCAAGGTAGACCTGCCCTTGCAGGCGTACTTCCGGGTCAATACCGCCGAGCTGGGTCAGTTCGAGCGCACCATCATCGTGGTGGACGAGGGCGCCGAGGTGCACTACATCGAGGGTTGTACCGCGCCCGTCTACACCACCGACTCCTTCCACTCCGGGGTGATCGAGATTGTGGTCAACCAGGGGGCCAAGAGTCGCTACACCACCATCCAGAACTGGCCCCACAATATGTACAACCTGGTGACCCAGCGGGCTTTGGTCAAGAAGGATGCCTACCACATGTGGCTCGATGGCAACCTGGGCTCCAAGGTGACCATGAAGTACCCCAGCAGCTACCTAGTGGAAGAAGGGGCCCGCTCGGACATCCTCTCGATTGCCTTTGCCAACACCGGCCAGCACCAAGACGCCGGCGGTAAGCTGATTTTTGCGGCCTCCAACACCGGCGGCAGCATCGTGTCCAAGTCCATCTCCAAGGGCTCGGGCCGCAGCAGCTACCGGGGGCTGATTAAGGTCTACGAAGGGGCCAAGCACGTGAAGGTGAACGTGGAGTGCGACGCGCTCCTGATCAACGAGGAGTCCCGCACCGACACCTACCCCTACATGGAGATCGAAGACGACACCGCCACCGTGGGCCACGAGGCCACCGTGAGCCGCCTCAACGACGAGCAGATCTTCTACCTGCAAAGCCGGGGCCTGCCCGAGGACGAGGCCGCGGCGCTGATTGTCCGTGGATTCATTGAGCCGGTGGCCAAGGAATTGCCCCTCGAGTACGCCGTGGAGCTGAACCGCTTGATTGAACTCGAGATGGAAGGGTCGGTGGGCTAA